A DNA window from Drosophila biarmipes strain raj3 chromosome 2R, RU_DBia_V1.1, whole genome shotgun sequence contains the following coding sequences:
- the LOC108022957 gene encoding uncharacterized protein LOC108022957: MLLPRLQLLLLLLGQEATWGSLLQADWPKRQLDWWQKQYYQSSWKQRLRFTTTPRPGATPESVETRLVYPCYCYKPSLEGLATASPVERRMIEPKELFFLNK, from the exons ATGCTCTTGCCCCGGCTGCAGTTGCTTCTACTTCTCCTTGGCCAGGAGGCCACGTGGGGGTCCTTGCTGCAAGCCGATTGGCCAAAACGACAGTTGGACTGGTGGCAGAAGCAGTACTACCAATCGTCTT GGAAACAGAGGCTGCGGTTTACGACTACTCCGAGGCCCGGAGCCACTCCCGAGTCGGTGGAGACCAGGTTGGTGTACCCATGCTACTGCTACAAGCCATCCCTCGAGGGTTTGGCCACTGCCAGTCCAGTGGAGAGGCGGATGATTGAGCCCAAGGAGCTGTTCTTCTTGAATAAGTAG